One Corynebacterium tuberculostearicum DNA window includes the following coding sequences:
- the rpsD gene encoding 30S ribosomal protein S4, with translation MARYTGPATRVSRRLRVDLIGGDMAFERRPYPPGQAGRNRIKESEYLLQLQEKQKAKYTYGVLERQFRRYYAEANRLPGKTGDNLVILLESRLDNVIYRAGLARTRRQARQLVSHGHFTVNGKNINVPSYKVSQYDIIDVRDRSKKMEWFEDAQDALIDANVPAWLQVVPDTLRILVHQLPERAQIDIPLQEQLIVELYSK, from the coding sequence ATGGCTCGTTACACTGGCCCCGCTACCCGCGTATCCCGCCGTCTTCGCGTCGACTTGATCGGCGGAGATATGGCGTTCGAGCGCCGCCCGTACCCACCGGGACAGGCTGGCCGCAACCGCATCAAGGAATCTGAGTACCTGCTGCAGCTCCAGGAGAAGCAGAAGGCAAAGTACACCTACGGTGTGCTGGAGCGTCAGTTCCGTCGTTATTACGCAGAGGCTAACCGCCTCCCAGGCAAGACCGGCGATAATCTGGTTATCCTGCTCGAGTCCCGCCTGGACAACGTAATCTACCGTGCAGGTCTGGCACGCACCCGCCGCCAGGCTCGCCAGCTTGTCTCCCACGGTCACTTCACCGTGAACGGCAAGAACATCAACGTTCCTTCCTACAAGGTCAGCCAGTACGACATCATCGATGTCCGTGACCGCTCCAAGAAGATGGAATGGTTCGAAGATGCTCAGGACGCCCTCATCGATGCCAACGTACCGGCATGGCTGCAGGTTGTTCCTGATACCCTGCGCATCCTCGTGCACCAGCTGCCCGAGCGCGCTCAGATCGACATTCCGCTGCAGGAGCAGCTCATCGTCGAGCTTTACTCGAAGTAA
- the rpsK gene encoding 30S ribosomal protein S11 — MPPKTRSGARRSGRRVVKKNVALGHAYIKSTFNNTIVSITDQTGAVISWASSGHVGFKGSRKSTPFAAQMAAENAARKAMDHGMKKVDVFVKGPGSGRETAIRSLQAAGLEVSSITDATPQPHNGCRPTKRRKV, encoded by the coding sequence ATGCCTCCAAAGACTCGTTCCGGCGCGCGCCGTTCCGGCCGTCGCGTCGTAAAGAAGAATGTGGCCCTCGGCCACGCATACATCAAGTCCACCTTCAATAACACCATCGTCTCGATCACCGATCAGACCGGTGCTGTTATCTCTTGGGCATCCTCCGGCCACGTTGGCTTCAAGGGTTCCCGTAAGTCCACTCCGTTCGCCGCTCAGATGGCAGCCGAGAACGCTGCTCGCAAGGCAATGGATCATGGCATGAAGAAGGTTGACGTATTCGTCAAGGGTCCGGGCTCCGGCCGCGAGACCGCCATCCGTTCCCTGCAGGCTGCAGGCCTCGAGGTTTCCTCGATCACGGATGCAACCCCACAGCCGCACAACGGCTGCCGTCCGACCAAGCGCCGCAAGGTTTAA